One part of the Streptomyces nigra genome encodes these proteins:
- a CDS encoding L-lactate permease — MYVQELEPVGGSLGLSALVAALPLVIVLVLLGAVRMKAHLAGLTGLLAAVLVAWLAYGMPLDQTLSSAAQGAVFGLFPILWIVVNALWVYRMTVRTRHFDILRRSFGRLSDDPRIQALVVAFCFGALLEALAGFGAPVAICSVMLVALGFDPVRAAVVALVANTAPVAFGAMGTPVVTLAQVTGLPLDDVASVVGRQTPLLALVVPLVLVGLVDGRRGLRETWVPALVCGVAFAVAQFAASNYVSAQLADIGAALAGAGALVAVPHARVPATEAVRASVLTGTRSEELDEHDPRGEVVRAYAPYALIVVIFSVAQIPPVKDFLARATRTFDWPFLDVADAGGDPVGANVYSWPIVSTGGTLVLLAGVCTAVVLGVHARVAVKEWLATVHELRYAILTVTSVLALAYVMNLSGQAATIGHFVAAAGAGLAFLSPVLGWFGVAVSGSDTSANALFGALQVTAAGQSGLSPELLAAANSSGGVLGKMISPQNLTIACATVGLAGREGDLLRKVLPWSLGLLLVMCLIVVGQSSPVLGWMLP, encoded by the coding sequence GTGTACGTGCAGGAACTGGAGCCCGTCGGAGGCTCCCTCGGTCTGTCCGCCCTGGTGGCGGCACTGCCCCTCGTGATCGTCCTGGTCCTGCTGGGCGCGGTCCGTATGAAGGCGCATCTGGCCGGGCTCACGGGCCTCCTGGCAGCCGTTCTGGTCGCCTGGCTCGCCTACGGCATGCCGCTCGACCAGACGCTCTCCAGCGCCGCCCAGGGAGCCGTCTTCGGCCTCTTCCCCATCCTGTGGATCGTCGTCAACGCCCTGTGGGTGTACCGGATGACGGTCCGCACCCGGCACTTCGACATCCTGCGGCGGTCGTTCGGGCGTCTCTCCGACGACCCCCGCATCCAGGCGCTCGTCGTCGCCTTCTGCTTCGGCGCCCTGCTGGAGGCCCTCGCCGGATTCGGCGCCCCCGTCGCCATCTGCTCGGTCATGCTCGTGGCGCTCGGCTTCGACCCGGTGCGGGCGGCGGTCGTCGCGCTCGTCGCCAACACCGCGCCCGTCGCCTTCGGTGCCATGGGCACCCCCGTCGTCACCCTCGCCCAGGTCACCGGGCTTCCGCTGGACGACGTCGCCTCCGTGGTGGGCCGTCAGACACCGCTGCTGGCCCTCGTCGTGCCGCTCGTGCTGGTCGGCCTGGTGGACGGCCGGCGCGGTCTGCGCGAGACCTGGGTGCCCGCCCTGGTGTGCGGAGTAGCCTTCGCCGTCGCCCAGTTCGCCGCCTCCAACTACGTCTCCGCCCAACTCGCCGACATCGGCGCCGCGCTGGCGGGCGCCGGCGCCCTGGTCGCCGTACCGCACGCGCGCGTGCCCGCCACGGAGGCCGTACGCGCGTCCGTGCTGACCGGGACGCGCAGCGAGGAACTGGACGAGCACGACCCGCGCGGCGAGGTCGTCCGGGCCTACGCCCCCTACGCGCTGATCGTCGTGATCTTCTCCGTCGCCCAGATCCCGCCGGTCAAGGACTTCCTGGCCCGGGCCACCCGGACCTTCGACTGGCCCTTCCTGGACGTCGCCGACGCCGGCGGCGACCCGGTCGGCGCCAACGTCTACAGCTGGCCGATCGTCTCCACCGGCGGCACACTCGTGCTGCTCGCCGGGGTGTGCACGGCCGTCGTGCTCGGCGTGCACGCGCGCGTGGCCGTCAAGGAGTGGCTGGCGACCGTCCACGAGCTGCGGTACGCCATCCTGACCGTCACCTCGGTGCTGGCCCTCGCCTACGTCATGAACCTCTCCGGGCAGGCCGCCACCATCGGCCACTTCGTCGCCGCGGCCGGCGCCGGACTCGCCTTCCTCTCGCCGGTGCTGGGCTGGTTCGGCGTCGCAGTCTCGGGCTCCGACACCTCCGCCAACGCCCTGTTCGGCGCCCTGCAGGTCACCGCCGCCGGACAGTCGGGGCTGTCGCCGGAACTGCTGGCCGCCGCGAACAGCTCGGGCGGTGTGCTCGGCAAGATGATCTCGCCGCAGAACCTCACCATCGCGTGCGCGACCGTAGGGCTCGCGGGCCGCGAGGGCGACCTGCTGCGCAAGGTCCTGCCGTGGAGCCTGGGGCTCCTGCTGGTCATGTGTCTGATCGTGGTCGGCCAGAGTTCACCCGTGCTCGGCTGGATGCTGCCCTGA
- a CDS encoding DUF3499 domain-containing protein produces MSPVRRCSRTACGRPAVATLTYVYADSTAVLGPLATYAEPHCYDLCAEHSERLTAPRGWEVVRLLDGSAPARPSGDDLEALANAVREAARPQERAAQAGGGGGRGADPMEVARRGHLRVLRSPDN; encoded by the coding sequence GTGAGCCCTGTACGTCGCTGTTCGCGCACCGCTTGCGGCCGTCCCGCCGTAGCGACGCTGACGTACGTCTACGCCGACTCGACCGCGGTCCTCGGCCCGCTCGCCACCTACGCCGAACCCCACTGCTACGACCTGTGCGCCGAGCACTCCGAGCGCCTCACCGCCCCGCGCGGGTGGGAGGTCGTACGGCTGCTGGACGGCTCCGCTCCGGCCCGCCCCAGCGGGGACGACCTGGAAGCGCTTGCCAACGCCGTGCGTGAGGCGGCCCGTCCGCAGGAGCGTGCCGCCCAGGCCGGCGGTGGCGGCGGACGGGGGGCCGACCCGATGGAGGTCGCGCGCCGGGGGCACCTGCGCGTCCTGCGGTCGCCCGACAACTGA